A genome region from Arthrobacter agilis includes the following:
- a CDS encoding DUF1345 domain-containing protein translates to MNRKALISAVIGLLVALIPVLLGAPELAPLIGWAVAGGVFLAWAWAKAWPAGPDDTRKLALQEGRARRLLDSLIISATFVSLVAVVFALLRSQQKDPIGVAAAILAALGVVIAWALINTVYAFKYARMYYHDNHHHFSFDQNEDPSYSDFAFTAFSIGMAYSASNVTESSTPSRRIGLGHALLSYFFGTFVVAVAINLVTSLGQSS, encoded by the coding sequence ATGAATCGCAAGGCCCTGATCTCGGCCGTCATCGGCCTCCTTGTCGCACTCATTCCGGTGTTACTCGGTGCTCCCGAACTCGCGCCCTTGATCGGATGGGCTGTTGCCGGCGGCGTCTTCCTGGCCTGGGCCTGGGCCAAGGCCTGGCCCGCGGGTCCGGATGACACGCGTAAACTCGCCCTCCAGGAAGGTCGGGCCCGCCGGCTCCTGGACTCCCTCATCATCAGTGCGACCTTCGTCAGTCTCGTCGCCGTCGTCTTCGCATTGCTCCGCAGCCAGCAGAAGGACCCCATCGGCGTGGCCGCTGCGATCCTGGCCGCCCTCGGCGTCGTGATCGCCTGGGCTCTGATTAACACCGTCTACGCGTTCAAATACGCCCGCATGTACTACCACGACAACCACCATCACTTCAGTTTCGACCAGAACGAGGACCCCTCCTACAGCGACTTCGCCTTCACCGCATTCTCGATCGGCATGGCCTACAGCGCGAGCAATGTGACCGAGTCATCCACACCATCGCGCAGGATTGGTTTGGGGCACGCCCTGCTGTCCTACTTCTTCGGCACCTTCGTGGTCGCAGTGGCGATCAACCTCGTCACCAGCCTCGGCCAATCCAGTTGA
- a CDS encoding GNAT family N-acetyltransferase: MTAVALTLQMSRFTLRPLTLEDERSVMTYRGDPRLSQFLSRPPMTLGEYPAWLAERAPGFGLQGPGDRCYFGVESKVSGQLMGDVLLRLAADDVQQGEIGMILHADAKGQGYAVEIGQAVLSLAFDQMGLHRIAGRADELNVPSRRGMERLGMRLEGHFLKDTMRDGQWVNTVSYALLREEWQSQRRA, from the coding sequence ATGACTGCCGTTGCCTTGACTCTGCAAATGTCTCGTTTCACCCTGCGGCCGTTGACTCTTGAGGACGAACGATCGGTGATGACTTACCGGGGCGATCCACGGTTGAGCCAGTTCCTTTCGCGCCCGCCAATGACTTTGGGGGAATATCCTGCATGGCTCGCTGAACGGGCACCAGGATTCGGTCTGCAGGGCCCGGGCGACCGGTGCTACTTCGGGGTTGAATCGAAGGTATCCGGTCAACTGATGGGTGATGTACTGCTGCGACTCGCGGCGGACGATGTTCAGCAGGGCGAGATCGGGATGATCCTGCATGCAGATGCGAAGGGACAGGGTTACGCCGTCGAGATCGGTCAAGCAGTGCTGTCGCTCGCCTTCGATCAGATGGGCTTGCACCGGATCGCCGGGAGGGCGGACGAGCTGAACGTCCCATCCCGCCGGGGTATGGAGCGGCTCGGCATGCGCCTGGAGGGACACTTCCTCAAGGACACGATGCGCGACGGACAGTGGGTGAATACGGTCTCGTACGCGCTCCTGCGGGAAGAGTGGCAATCCCAGCGCCGTGCGTGA
- a CDS encoding recombinase family protein has protein sequence MLVGYMRVSKSDGSQTTDPQRDALLEAGVGEAQLYEDLASGKKDDRPGLTSCLKALRDGDTLIVWKLDRLGRNLHHLVNTVHDLTARGVGLKVLTGQGAAIDTTTAAGKLVFGIFAALAEFERELISERTVAGLASARARGRVGGRPFTMTPGKVRFAMASMGKPDTNIGELCKELGISRQTLYRHVSPTGEIRPDGERVLKKK, from the coding sequence ATGCTCGTCGGCTACATGCGCGTATCGAAGTCCGACGGATCGCAGACCACCGACCCACAACGGGACGCCCTACTCGAAGCCGGCGTCGGTGAGGCCCAGTTGTATGAGGACCTCGCCTCAGGTAAGAAGGACGACCGCCCCGGGCTGACCTCCTGCCTGAAAGCACTTCGGGACGGGGACACGTTGATTGTGTGGAAGCTCGACCGACTCGGCCGGAACCTGCACCACCTGGTCAACACGGTCCATGACCTCACCGCCCGCGGTGTCGGACTGAAAGTCCTCACCGGCCAGGGCGCCGCGATCGACACCACCACCGCAGCGGGCAAACTCGTGTTCGGGATCTTCGCCGCCCTCGCGGAGTTCGAGCGGGAACTCATCTCCGAGCGGACCGTCGCCGGTCTTGCCTCCGCTCGAGCGCGCGGCCGGGTCGGTGGTCGACCCTTCACGATGACGCCAGGGAAGGTGCGCTTCGCCATGGCTTCGATGGGCAAACCCGATACGAACATCGGTGAACTCTGCAAAGAACTCGGCATCTCCCGCCAAACGCTCTACCGACACGTCTCCCCCACCGGCGAGATTCGCCCCGACGGCGAACGCGTGCTCAAGAAGAAGTGA
- a CDS encoding GntR family transcriptional regulator, producing the protein MISVDTTSAISPVEQIRSQLAALIRAGQLSADARLPSVRQLAADLRVSAGSVAKAYKELESAGLIRTARAAGTRVNPGHATTKPLIQAAENLAHHAINEGLSLTEAQGLLAHAWAQSHPAAPSITEA; encoded by the coding sequence ATGATCAGCGTCGACACCACCTCGGCGATCTCACCCGTCGAACAGATCCGCTCCCAACTGGCTGCATTGATCCGCGCCGGTCAACTGTCCGCTGACGCGCGCCTGCCGTCGGTGCGGCAGCTCGCCGCCGACCTCCGGGTATCCGCCGGATCGGTCGCGAAGGCCTACAAGGAGCTCGAGAGCGCAGGGCTCATCCGCACAGCCCGCGCAGCAGGAACACGGGTCAATCCCGGCCATGCCACGACGAAACCACTCATCCAAGCAGCTGAGAACCTGGCACACCACGCAATCAACGAAGGCCTCAGCCTCACCGAGGCACAAGGACTACTCGCGCACGCCTGGGCTCAATCACACCCCGCAGCGCCATCGATTACGGAAGCGTAG
- a CDS encoding TniQ family protein — protein MTAPLRWPLHPPPSDGEALSSWLTRIAAAHHIGLEELLANNLGNYTLDIFDSTDIDIDPPVPLLIALQERTGFHRGELHRMTVAGHMPWLLDTLEPSDDPDAFTTYTRQHQVLIACPDRPSPPTHRWRAWLPRAPLYRACRACATEPHPVPGLTLLHYLPITLTCRRHGCYLDVIHRSVDTRILWVDDEAEPRPAPPAVQLMDQRTHDALTDGIVQLPRRPVHAGIWFRLLRTIIDELSTPIIHSRRHSHTLSRIWASIDQPPRGGQLPWRPFESLAWPAQQLHLEAAAATIAMLEDGSIESAGVHGALFRTEPHCPINDGRTPTPETRSASTTTQPIDRWKATADNLNEVIALARSDPAEAEKLYQFLSLRPNREHETRQLLTDLRITDYPSSHNPDRDRSCTVE, from the coding sequence ATGACTGCCCCACTGCGGTGGCCGCTGCACCCGCCGCCGTCCGACGGCGAAGCACTCTCATCATGGTTGACCCGCATCGCTGCCGCCCACCACATCGGGCTCGAGGAGCTACTCGCCAACAACCTCGGCAACTACACCCTCGACATCTTCGACAGCACCGACATCGACATCGACCCGCCCGTCCCGCTACTCATCGCGTTGCAGGAACGCACAGGCTTTCACCGCGGCGAGCTACACCGGATGACAGTTGCCGGGCATATGCCATGGCTGCTGGACACCCTCGAACCGTCCGATGACCCCGATGCATTCACGACTTACACGCGTCAGCACCAGGTACTCATCGCTTGCCCGGATCGGCCCTCACCACCAACCCACAGGTGGCGAGCCTGGCTTCCTCGCGCACCTCTTTATCGGGCATGCCGGGCCTGCGCCACAGAACCGCATCCCGTTCCCGGTCTGACGCTTTTGCATTACCTACCGATCACACTCACGTGCCGGCGGCACGGCTGCTATCTCGACGTCATTCATCGCAGCGTCGACACCCGCATCCTCTGGGTTGATGACGAGGCGGAACCGCGGCCCGCGCCACCGGCCGTTCAACTAATGGATCAGCGCACACATGACGCGCTGACAGACGGCATCGTCCAACTACCGCGCCGACCGGTCCACGCCGGCATCTGGTTCCGGCTCCTGCGCACGATCATCGACGAGCTCAGCACGCCCATCATCCACTCGCGCCGCCACAGCCATACCCTGAGCCGAATCTGGGCGAGCATCGACCAACCGCCGCGCGGCGGCCAACTCCCCTGGCGTCCCTTTGAAAGCCTCGCCTGGCCAGCACAGCAACTGCACCTCGAAGCGGCCGCAGCCACCATAGCGATGCTCGAAGACGGAAGCATCGAATCCGCCGGCGTCCACGGCGCACTCTTCCGCACGGAACCTCATTGCCCGATCAACGACGGCAGAACACCGACACCTGAAACACGGTCAGCGAGCACAACGACCCAACCAATCGACCGTTGGAAGGCCACAGCCGACAACCTCAACGAAGTCATCGCGTTGGCCCGTAGCGACCCCGCCGAAGCGGAGAAGCTCTACCAGTTCCTATCCCTCCGCCCCAACAGGGAGCATGAAACACGCCAACTGCTCACCGACCTCAGAATCACCGACTACCCCTCGTCACATAACCCCGATCGAGACCGTTCATGCACCGTAGAATAA
- a CDS encoding DUF7793 family protein, translated as MELRNGILSVDWAKGTSVTEANAVAFIEHAEAICRSTRPPMLVELNDMVTLSRKALNHFAKELNIAALALVGPSPVDKTIADHFTGVHYPPYPSHYFPHRNEALNWLTGYPTPSEVGLRPPGLSCGYPVIG; from the coding sequence ATGGAACTGCGAAACGGGATCCTGTCCGTCGATTGGGCCAAGGGCACGAGCGTTACTGAGGCAAATGCAGTCGCCTTCATCGAGCATGCTGAGGCGATCTGCAGGAGTACCCGTCCGCCAATGCTCGTCGAACTCAACGACATGGTGACCCTGAGCAGGAAAGCCCTGAACCACTTCGCGAAGGAACTGAACATCGCGGCGCTGGCCCTGGTGGGTCCGTCCCCCGTCGACAAGACAATCGCAGATCACTTCACCGGGGTCCATTACCCGCCCTACCCAAGCCACTACTTCCCCCACCGGAACGAAGCCCTGAACTGGCTGACCGGATACCCCACGCCATCTGAAGTCGGCCTACGCCCGCCCGGGCTCAGTTGCGGGTATCCGGTCATAGGGTGA
- a CDS encoding Mu transposase C-terminal domain-containing protein → MDERGLLTASDEAWSQAVRAAAVIGPLAALPRVGRSQVDDAAAALGVSYRQVYVLLNRWREGGGLVSGLLPARSSGGRGRTRLPDAVEAIVIAAIRKGFLTRQKRSVAAVHRDIIAVCRAQGLPLPSRTTVERRIAQLDPVERVTRRQGPDAGRSRLSAAGRVPPVQRPLDQVQIDHTVVDLIVVDERHRLPIGRPYVTVAIDVFSRCLVGLVVTLEAPSALSVGLCLAHMVTDKRAWLERVGASVVWPMTGKPVELYLDNATEFHSEALKRGCEQHGVKLRYRPPGQPHYGGIVERVIGTMMQSVHDLPGTTFSNPRERGSYDSEKRATLTLQELERWFALAVGAYHGQVHRGLGQTPSGRWKAGVGVSGEPVTVTYAAAFLIDFLPVIRRTVTRAGFTIDHIQYFSDVLKPWIATREKLGRFVIRRDPRDISRIWVLDPDGGTYVMVPYRRMSRPPVSVWEQRAAITQMRAAGRQEVDEESLFRTIGQMREVINAAAASTKRARRTVQRRTDIPVAQRTDSSPPTVSSDQGGVVTPYAEIEEW, encoded by the coding sequence GTGGATGAGCGCGGTCTTCTGACCGCGAGCGATGAAGCGTGGAGCCAGGCGGTCCGGGCGGCTGCTGTCATCGGCCCGCTTGCAGCTCTTCCCCGTGTTGGTCGTAGCCAGGTAGATGACGCGGCTGCAGCGTTGGGTGTGTCGTATCGGCAGGTGTATGTGCTCCTGAACCGGTGGCGTGAGGGTGGAGGCCTTGTCTCGGGTCTACTGCCCGCACGATCGAGCGGCGGCCGCGGCCGTACTCGCCTACCCGACGCTGTCGAAGCGATTGTCATCGCCGCAATCCGGAAGGGGTTCCTGACCCGGCAGAAGCGATCGGTCGCGGCCGTCCACAGGGACATCATTGCGGTGTGCCGTGCTCAGGGGTTGCCGTTGCCGTCGCGTACGACGGTCGAACGCAGGATCGCGCAGTTGGATCCGGTTGAACGGGTCACGCGGAGGCAGGGCCCTGATGCGGGGCGGTCGCGCCTATCGGCTGCGGGCCGGGTTCCGCCGGTACAGCGTCCATTGGATCAGGTGCAGATCGATCACACCGTCGTGGATCTCATCGTGGTCGATGAGCGTCACCGTCTTCCAATCGGTCGCCCCTATGTGACTGTCGCGATTGACGTGTTCAGTCGCTGCCTCGTGGGTCTGGTGGTGACCCTCGAGGCGCCGTCCGCCCTGTCGGTCGGATTGTGTCTGGCGCACATGGTGACGGACAAGCGGGCGTGGCTGGAGCGGGTCGGTGCGTCGGTGGTGTGGCCGATGACCGGTAAACCTGTCGAGCTGTACCTGGACAACGCGACCGAGTTCCACAGCGAGGCGTTGAAGCGGGGGTGCGAGCAGCATGGGGTGAAGCTCCGATACCGCCCGCCGGGCCAACCGCACTACGGCGGCATTGTTGAGCGAGTGATCGGCACCATGATGCAGTCCGTTCACGACCTCCCGGGGACTACCTTCTCGAATCCGCGTGAGCGTGGTTCCTATGACTCCGAGAAGAGGGCGACGCTGACACTGCAGGAACTCGAGCGGTGGTTCGCCCTGGCCGTGGGGGCCTATCACGGGCAGGTCCACCGGGGGCTCGGGCAAACGCCGTCGGGCAGATGGAAGGCGGGTGTCGGAGTCAGTGGGGAGCCGGTGACGGTGACGTATGCGGCTGCGTTCCTGATCGATTTCCTTCCGGTGATCCGGCGCACGGTGACGCGCGCGGGGTTCACGATCGACCACATCCAGTATTTCTCTGACGTGCTGAAGCCCTGGATCGCGACGAGGGAGAAGCTGGGTCGGTTCGTGATCCGGCGGGACCCCCGGGACATCAGCCGCATTTGGGTACTGGACCCGGACGGCGGTACCTATGTCATGGTGCCGTACCGGCGGATGTCCCGTCCTCCGGTGTCCGTGTGGGAGCAGCGGGCCGCGATCACTCAGATGCGCGCTGCCGGTCGCCAGGAAGTCGACGAGGAATCCTTGTTCCGCACCATCGGGCAGATGCGAGAGGTCATCAATGCGGCTGCCGCGTCGACGAAACGGGCGCGCCGCACTGTTCAACGACGGACAGATATTCCGGTCGCGCAGCGCACGGACTCGAGTCCGCCGACTGTGTCGAGTGACCAGGGCGGGGTCGTGACCCCGTATGCGGAGATCGAGGAGTGGTGA
- a CDS encoding TniB family NTP-binding protein, protein MDDDLVDLSHLTPAAQRLAVLPVAERVAHVRADRWIGYTRATTALARLEALFEWPSKQRMPNLLLLGPTNNGKSMIIEKFRRTHPQVSLPEREQIPVLVIQMPSDPTVIRFYVALLAAMGAPLRPRQRLAELEQVALELLRAVGVRVLVIDELHNVLSGTVPVRREFLNLLRFLGNELRIPLVGVGTRDAYLAIRSDDQLENRFEPLTLPRWDVDTDTRSLLASFAASFPLRRPSDIAGVEMATYLLTRSEGTIGELSRLLTDAAIAALDSGEECINRTTLLLAPYSGPTERRRLFERELA, encoded by the coding sequence ATGGACGATGACCTGGTCGACCTGTCTCATCTGACACCGGCAGCGCAGCGGCTCGCGGTGCTCCCTGTCGCGGAGAGAGTCGCACATGTGCGGGCGGATCGGTGGATCGGCTACACCCGGGCTACCACTGCGCTGGCCCGATTGGAGGCGTTGTTCGAGTGGCCGTCGAAGCAACGGATGCCAAACCTGCTGCTGCTTGGTCCGACGAACAACGGCAAGTCGATGATCATCGAGAAGTTCCGGCGCACTCACCCGCAGGTTTCGCTTCCGGAGCGGGAGCAGATCCCGGTCCTGGTCATACAGATGCCCTCGGATCCGACGGTGATCCGCTTCTATGTCGCGCTTCTCGCTGCGATGGGAGCACCGCTACGACCGAGGCAACGCCTGGCGGAGCTGGAGCAGGTCGCACTCGAGCTGCTGCGCGCGGTCGGGGTGCGGGTCCTGGTCATTGATGAGCTGCACAATGTCCTCTCCGGGACCGTGCCCGTTCGCCGGGAGTTCCTGAACCTGCTGAGGTTCCTCGGCAATGAGTTACGAATCCCCCTCGTCGGCGTCGGCACCCGGGATGCGTACCTCGCCATCCGCTCGGACGATCAGCTCGAGAACCGGTTCGAACCGCTCACCCTGCCCCGATGGGACGTCGACACCGACACCAGGTCCCTCCTGGCCAGCTTCGCCGCGTCCTTCCCGCTGCGCCGGCCCTCGGACATCGCCGGAGTGGAGATGGCGACCTACCTTCTCACCCGAAGTGAAGGCACGATCGGTGAACTGAGCCGATTGCTCACCGACGCCGCCATCGCGGCACTGGACTCCGGAGAGGAATGCATCAACCGCACCACCTTGCTGCTCGCCCCGTACAGCGGGCCAACCGAACGGCGACGTTTGTTCGAACGCGAACTCGCATGA